One part of the Treponema peruense genome encodes these proteins:
- a CDS encoding undecaprenyl-diphosphate phosphatase encodes MSIFQGILLGLLQGVAEFLPISSSGHLAVVQNLFGLEDVPLLFDVFLHLATLLAVVLFFRKKIWELLCTFGRLFTKKNENASEQEQIRETEDRRYILAIVLTTLVTGVLGIATSKILPDFPIKAVCAGFIVTAALLVVSALLEKRAAANNTESSETAAPSWKQALVIGLAQGCGTLPGISRSGSTIAGALFCGVNRAQAGEFSFIVSIPAILGAFILEAKDLGNVASTVGAEPVIAGCAAAFASGYLALTWLMKMIRKGRLEWFACYLIPLGILGMIFLH; translated from the coding sequence ATGTCTATTTTTCAGGGAATTCTTCTGGGACTTCTTCAGGGGGTTGCGGAATTTCTGCCTATATCTTCGTCGGGTCATCTGGCTGTAGTTCAGAATCTGTTCGGGCTTGAAGATGTTCCTCTTCTTTTTGACGTGTTTCTTCATCTTGCAACACTTCTGGCAGTTGTCCTGTTTTTCAGAAAGAAAATATGGGAACTTTTGTGCACATTCGGCAGACTCTTTACAAAGAAGAATGAAAATGCTTCTGAACAGGAGCAAATCCGTGAAACAGAAGACAGAAGATATATTCTTGCAATAGTACTTACAACCCTTGTAACAGGCGTTCTTGGCATTGCAACGTCAAAAATCCTGCCGGACTTTCCTATCAAGGCAGTATGTGCCGGCTTTATTGTTACAGCCGCACTTCTTGTAGTTTCTGCCCTGCTTGAAAAACGGGCCGCCGCAAATAATACAGAAAGTAGCGAAACTGCGGCGCCGTCATGGAAGCAGGCTCTTGTTATAGGACTGGCCCAGGGCTGCGGTACACTTCCGGGAATTTCAAGAAGCGGCTCCACAATTGCAGGCGCACTCTTCTGCGGAGTAAACCGTGCACAGGCTGGGGAGTTTTCGTTTATCGTATCAATTCCTGCTATTTTAGGAGCATTTATTCTTGAAGCAAAAGATCTGGGCAATGTTGCTTCTACTGTTGGCGCCGAACCTGTTATTGCAGGATGTGCGGCAGCCTTCGCAAGCGGCTATCTGGCCCTCACTTGGCTTATGAAGATGATACGCAAGGGACGCCTTGAATGGTTTGCCTGCTATCTTATTCCACTTGGAATACTCGGAATGATTTTCCTGCACTGA